A part of Rhodamnia argentea isolate NSW1041297 chromosome 8, ASM2092103v1, whole genome shotgun sequence genomic DNA contains:
- the LOC115755360 gene encoding probable 2,3-bisphosphoglycerate-independent phosphoglycerate mutase: MASTEHPKRRVAFVLIDGVGDVSLPRFGYKTPLQAARVPHLDAIASAGVNGLMDPVEVGLGCGSDTAHLSLLGYDPRVYYRGRGAFESMGAGLAMSPGDIAFKSNFATLDEKTGIVISRRADRHFEEEGPILCSALDGMKLPSFPEYEVRVRYATEHRCGVVVKGPKLSGNISGTDPLKDNRLLLQVEPLDDTQEARHTAAVVNELSKEISRILISHPLNAKRAAEGKNIANVVLLRGCGIRIEVLPFVKKHGLQPCMVAPTKIIAGLGLSLDIDILQAPGATGDYRTLLTSKVSAIASALSAPMHAPPKVFVPGEDVDKPGRPNGYDFGFLHIKAIDDAGHDKASVFKVKGLESVDRAIGQLARLLWQVESTGKFQYALCVTGDHSTPVEYGDHSFEPVPFAICWLKDLVGAVGGDSVLAKTSLDPFPLPSVNGGEDLDVVAMQKEGGTNRARAFNGDSVYEFSEIAAASGCLGRFPGGEMMGIVKSFLTPNA, translated from the exons ATGGCAAGCACTGAGCATCCAAAGAGAAGAGTGGCATTCGTGCTGATTGATGGTGTAGGCGATGTGTCTCTGCCAAGGTTTGGGTACAAGACTCCTCTCCAAGCAGCTAGAGTGCCTCATTTGGATGCCATTGCGTCCGCCGGTGTGAACGGTCTCATGGACCCTGTTGAAGTAGGATTGGGTTGCGGAAGTGATACCGCTCATCTTTCCTTGTTGGGTTATGACCCGAGAGTGTATTACCGAGGCCGTGGCGCGTTCGAGTCCATGGGCGCGGGATTAGCGATGTCGCCAGGTGATATTGCATTTAAG TCGAATTTTGCAACCTTGGATGAGAAAACTGGAATAGTCATCAGTAGGAGGGCTGACAGACATTTTGAAGAAGAAGGGCCCATTCTTTGTTCCGCACTGGATGGGATGAAGCTTCCGTCTTTTCCCGAGTATGAAGTCAGAGTCAG ATATGCAACTGAGCACAGGTGTGGGGTGGTTGTAAAGGGTCCAAAGCTGAGCGGGAATATATCTGGGACTGATCCATTGAAGGACAATCGCTTACTTTTGCAAGTTGAGCCTTTAGATGATACTCAAGAAGCAAGGCATACTGCTGCCGTTGTTAATGAGTTATCCAAGGAAATTTCTCGCATTTTAATTTCTCATCCATTGAATGCAAAAAGAGCGGCAGAAGGGAAAAACATTGCAAATGTTGTCCTGCTAAGAGGTTGTGGGATAAGAATTGAG GTTCTTCCATTTGTCAAGAAACATGGTTTGCAGCCGTGCATGGTAGCTCCCACAAAAATCATAGCTGGTCTGGGACTATCACTTGATATTGATATCCTACAAGCTCCAGGAGCAACTGGAGATTATCGGACGCTTTTGACATCCAAAGTATCTGCAATTGCTAGTGCACTCTCAGCTCCTATGCATGCTCCTCCAAAAGTTTTCGTACCAGGGGAGGATGTGGACAAACCAGGTCGACCAAATGGCTATGATTTTGGTTTCCTCCATATTAAG GCAATAGATGATGCTGGCCATGACAAGGCAAGCGTTTTCAAAGTAAAAGGCTTGGAATCTGTGGACCGAGCTATTGGGCAACTAGCCAGACTACTTTGGCAAGTGGAATCAACCGGGAAATTTCAGTACGCCCTTTGTGTGACTGGGGATCACTCTACACCAGTTGAATATGGAGATCACAGCTTTGAACCCGTTCCATTCGCGATATGTTGGTTGAAGGACCTTGTCGGTGCTGTAGGTGGTGACTCGGTTCTTGCCAAAACTTCTCTCGATCCCTTTCCCCTTCCTAGTGTTAATGGTGGAGAAGACTTGGACGTTGTGGCTATGCAAAAAGAGGGAGGGACCAATCGAGCAAGAGCCTTTAACGGCGACTCTGTCTACGAGTTCAGTGAGATTGCGGCGGCGAGTGGATGTCTCGGGCGCTTTCCAGGAGGAGAGATGATGGGGATAGTGAAGTCATTTCTGACACCGAATGCTTGA